One window from the genome of Cryobacterium sp. GrIS_2_6 encodes:
- the folB gene encoding dihydroneopterin aldolase — MIRDCITLTGLRVTAHHGVYDFERENGQDFVIDVTVWLDLRVAASSDDVSRTIHYGELAIEVTDAAAVNPVDLIETVAERIAGVVLAHPAAETVQVTVHKPQAPISVPFTDVSVQITRSRT; from the coding sequence ATGATCCGCGATTGCATCACTCTCACCGGGCTGCGGGTCACCGCTCACCACGGCGTCTACGACTTCGAGCGTGAGAACGGCCAGGATTTCGTGATCGACGTCACCGTTTGGCTCGACCTGCGCGTCGCGGCGTCGAGCGACGACGTCAGCCGCACCATCCACTACGGCGAACTCGCGATCGAGGTGACCGATGCCGCGGCGGTCAACCCGGTCGACTTGATCGAGACGGTCGCAGAGCGGATCGCCGGCGTCGTGCTCGCCCACCCCGCCGCCGAGACCGTGCAGGTCACCGTGCACAAGCCGCAGGCGCCGATCAGTGTCCCCTTCACCGACGTCTCCGTGCAGATCACAAGGTCCCGGACGTGA
- the panC gene encoding pantoate--beta-alanine ligase translates to MNVLIKPEVIGTIDGLRERIAAAKRRAEPGPAARVVLVPTMGALHAGHLSLVRRAHARGGIVVVSIFVNPLQFGPTEDLASYPRTLDADVAALAAEGVAFVFAPEVSTMYPDGAADTRVTAGPVAALLEGAVRPGHFDGMLTVVTKLINIVGPDVVVFGQKDAQQVFLVQQAFADLNVRTEIDVVPIVREESGLALSSRNRRLEPADKEAALALSAALTAAVTAAPDGLQAAQVAAHTILAAQPLVKLDYLVVVSPQDFHPVAAGFTGPARMLVAAHVGSIRLIDNEAIDLGSAPA, encoded by the coding sequence GTGAACGTGCTCATCAAACCAGAAGTCATCGGCACCATCGACGGGCTGCGCGAGCGCATCGCCGCCGCGAAGAGGCGTGCAGAGCCCGGCCCGGCAGCGCGGGTCGTCCTCGTCCCCACCATGGGGGCCCTGCACGCGGGGCACCTGTCGCTCGTGCGCCGCGCCCACGCCCGCGGCGGCATCGTCGTGGTCTCGATCTTCGTCAACCCGCTCCAGTTCGGGCCCACCGAGGACCTCGCGTCCTACCCGCGCACCCTCGACGCCGACGTCGCGGCGCTCGCCGCTGAGGGCGTCGCGTTCGTGTTCGCGCCCGAGGTGTCCACGATGTACCCGGACGGCGCCGCGGACACCCGCGTCACCGCCGGCCCGGTCGCCGCCCTCCTCGAGGGAGCCGTGCGCCCCGGCCATTTCGACGGCATGCTCACGGTCGTGACCAAGCTGATCAACATCGTCGGCCCCGACGTCGTCGTCTTCGGACAGAAGGACGCCCAGCAGGTCTTCCTCGTGCAGCAGGCGTTCGCCGACCTCAACGTGCGCACCGAGATCGACGTCGTCCCGATCGTGCGCGAGGAAAGCGGGCTGGCCCTCTCCAGCCGCAACCGCCGGCTCGAACCCGCGGACAAGGAGGCGGCCCTGGCCCTCTCCGCGGCGCTCACGGCCGCGGTCACAGCCGCCCCCGACGGGCTGCAGGCGGCCCAGGTCGCCGCGCATACGATCCTCGCCGCCCAGCCATTGGTTAAGCTGGACTATCTCGTGGTCGTGAGCCCGCAGGACTTCCACCCGGTCGCAGCGGGCTTCACCGGCCCGGCACGGATGCTCGTCGCCGCGCATGTCGGCAGCATCCGGCTGATCGACAACGAGGCCATCGACCTCGGCAGCGCACCCGCCTGA
- a CDS encoding PH domain-containing protein, protein MTTLADGEWHRLHPASPLLRGGLFIVAILGFIISNLRERLIDFFFHVPTYGDDPIDELFRRGAVGWALLGVVVILVVILVAFYLSWRMHTFRVSGEVVEVRSGLVFRSNRRARLDRIQGVNIVRPFIPRLFGAAKLEVSVAGQDANVHLADLGSAAADALRRDILHLASGARAAAALPSDAAPDAAAEGEDWVEHAGTRAAGSALGPSLGSAIGTAAGGIAGGIGGFATDRAHEFFAPELDPDAAPPESVVRIPPGRLIGSVIFSGFTVFVLVAIAVLIWSVSAGGSGWLLIAIFPGLIASLSFYVNRFTKSLRYSIAGTPDGVRVGFGLLSVSNETLPPGRIHAVRVSQPLIWRPFGWWQVRINTAGHSTNKGAAGEAHTTTLPVGTLADVARVLELILPGFDSDSGSENGREKLLVDHGVRSPGGDDGYTNAPRRAAWLRPFSWRRTGFTVAADTVLLRRGLVSRELILVPLARLQSIAIEQGPIQRMLRLARLRVHTVAGPVVATLPVIDVREGERLFERLSAGAISSARADTSHHWADPGHPLNRATPDRPAQTLASAAEAAL, encoded by the coding sequence GTGACCACCCTCGCCGACGGGGAGTGGCACCGGCTGCATCCGGCGAGCCCGCTGCTGCGTGGCGGACTCTTCATCGTGGCCATTCTCGGTTTCATCATCAGCAACCTCCGTGAGCGCCTGATCGACTTCTTCTTCCACGTGCCGACCTACGGTGACGACCCGATCGACGAGCTCTTCCGCCGTGGCGCGGTCGGCTGGGCGTTGCTCGGGGTCGTCGTGATCCTCGTCGTGATCCTCGTCGCCTTCTACCTGTCCTGGCGGATGCACACCTTCCGGGTCAGCGGCGAGGTCGTCGAGGTGCGCAGCGGGCTCGTCTTCCGCAGCAACCGCCGCGCCCGCCTCGACCGCATCCAGGGCGTCAACATCGTGCGCCCGTTCATCCCGAGGCTCTTCGGTGCCGCGAAACTCGAAGTCAGCGTCGCCGGCCAGGACGCCAACGTGCACCTCGCCGACCTCGGCTCCGCAGCAGCGGATGCACTCCGCCGCGACATCCTGCACCTCGCCTCCGGAGCCCGCGCGGCCGCAGCACTTCCCTCCGACGCCGCGCCCGACGCCGCGGCGGAGGGAGAGGACTGGGTCGAGCACGCCGGCACCCGGGCGGCGGGCAGTGCACTCGGCCCGTCCCTCGGCAGTGCCATCGGCACCGCGGCCGGCGGCATCGCCGGCGGGATCGGCGGTTTCGCGACCGACCGCGCCCACGAGTTCTTCGCCCCCGAGCTCGACCCGGACGCCGCGCCGCCCGAATCCGTGGTGCGGATCCCCCCGGGTCGCCTGATCGGCTCCGTGATCTTCAGCGGCTTCACCGTGTTCGTACTGGTCGCGATCGCGGTGCTGATCTGGAGCGTCTCCGCCGGCGGCAGCGGCTGGCTGCTCATCGCGATCTTCCCCGGACTGATCGCGAGCCTCAGCTTCTACGTCAACCGCTTCACGAAGTCCCTGCGCTACAGCATTGCGGGCACGCCGGACGGGGTGCGCGTGGGCTTCGGCCTGCTCTCGGTGAGCAACGAGACGCTCCCGCCCGGCCGCATCCATGCTGTGCGTGTCTCGCAGCCGCTGATCTGGCGCCCATTCGGCTGGTGGCAGGTGCGCATCAACACCGCTGGCCACTCCACGAACAAGGGCGCTGCCGGCGAGGCGCACACCACCACCCTCCCGGTCGGCACACTCGCCGACGTCGCCAGGGTGCTCGAACTGATCCTGCCCGGCTTCGACAGCGACTCCGGCTCCGAGAACGGCAGGGAGAAGCTGCTCGTCGACCACGGCGTGCGCTCGCCCGGCGGTGACGACGGCTACACCAACGCGCCGCGCCGGGCCGCCTGGCTCCGCCCGTTCTCCTGGCGGCGCACGGGCTTCACCGTCGCAGCCGACACGGTGCTCCTGCGCCGGGGCCTCGTCAGCCGGGAACTCATCCTCGTGCCGCTCGCCCGGCTGCAGAGCATCGCGATCGAACAGGGCCCGATCCAGAGGATGCTGCGCCTCGCGAGGCTCCGGGTGCACACCGTCGCCGGCCCGGTCGTCGCCACCCTCCCGGTCATCGACGTCCGCGAGGGGGAGCGCCTCTTCGAGCGCCTCTCCGCGGGAGCGATCTCGTCCGCACGCGCCGACACCAGTCATCACTGGGCCGACCCCGGGCATCCGCTGAACCGGGCGACGCCAGACCGGCCGGCGCAGACCCTCGCATCGGCAGCGGAGGCGGCACTGTGA
- a CDS encoding DUF3180 domain-containing protein — MKRTRASVIVAWVLGALVGGLLLELALAAAGRSILLPPASLALALVLCAIVVFGLAWPIRKSTRGAVDGKPRKPVNPFMAVRVAALAQASAYSGALLLGAAGGLGLYLLTRSVTAAVASVWLTIGMAFGAAVLLASGLVAEHFCTLPPDDDEDSKRGEVRA; from the coding sequence ATGAAGCGCACGCGTGCTTCCGTGATCGTCGCCTGGGTGCTCGGCGCCCTCGTGGGCGGGCTGCTGCTCGAGCTCGCGCTCGCGGCCGCCGGCCGTTCGATCCTGCTGCCGCCGGCGAGCCTCGCCCTCGCCCTCGTGCTCTGCGCGATCGTGGTCTTCGGCCTGGCCTGGCCGATCCGGAAGTCCACGAGAGGCGCCGTGGACGGCAAGCCGCGCAAGCCGGTCAACCCGTTCATGGCGGTTCGCGTCGCCGCGCTCGCACAGGCATCCGCGTACAGCGGGGCCCTGCTGCTCGGAGCCGCCGGCGGTCTCGGCCTCTATCTGCTGACCCGTTCGGTGACTGCGGCGGTAGCATCGGTATGGCTCACCATTGGGATGGCGTTCGGCGCAGCGGTCCTCCTGGCGAGTGGTTTGGTTGCCGAGCATTTCTGTACTCTCCCTCCGGACGACGACGAGGACAGCAAACGAGGAGAAGTGCGTGCCTGA
- the folP gene encoding dihydropteroate synthase has product MTRIMGVLNVTPDSFSDGGKWASTDAAIRHGLLLRSEGADVIDVGGESTRPGAGRVAPAVEQARVIPVITELARQGLVLSVDTLNASTARAAAAAGASIINDVSGGLADPLMAGVAAESGLTFIAMHWRGHARTMDDLAVYGDVVADVRAELAWRVEALVAAGLPRERIVLDPGLGFSKLPAHNWALLANLAAFDMLGLPVMIGASRKRFLATALPEDAPIAARDLPSAVVSVLAAQAGAWAVRVHDVAATRAALKVLSLVESARIEP; this is encoded by the coding sequence GTGGGCGTCGACGGATGCCGCGATCCGGCACGGTCTCCTGCTCCGGTCCGAGGGCGCGGACGTCATCGACGTCGGCGGCGAATCGACGAGGCCGGGCGCCGGCCGCGTCGCCCCCGCCGTCGAACAGGCCCGGGTGATCCCCGTGATCACCGAGCTCGCCCGACAGGGCCTCGTGCTGAGCGTCGACACCCTCAACGCCTCGACCGCACGCGCGGCCGCGGCCGCGGGGGCGAGCATCATCAACGACGTCTCCGGTGGCCTCGCCGACCCGCTGATGGCCGGCGTCGCGGCCGAGAGCGGCCTCACCTTCATCGCGATGCACTGGCGCGGCCACGCCCGCACCATGGACGACCTCGCGGTCTACGGCGACGTCGTCGCCGACGTGCGGGCCGAACTGGCCTGGCGCGTCGAGGCCCTCGTCGCAGCAGGGTTGCCGCGGGAGCGGATCGTGCTCGACCCGGGCCTGGGGTTCTCCAAGCTCCCGGCCCACAACTGGGCCCTGCTGGCCAACCTCGCGGCCTTCGACATGCTCGGCCTTCCCGTCATGATCGGCGCCTCCCGCAAACGCTTCCTCGCGACCGCGCTCCCGGAGGATGCCCCGATCGCCGCCCGTGACCTGCCGAGCGCCGTGGTCAGCGTGCTCGCTGCCCAGGCCGGCGCCTGGGCCGTGCGCGTGCACGACGTCGCGGCAACCCGCGCAGCCCTGAAGGTGCTGTCGCTCGTGGAGTCAGCCAGAATAGAGCCATGA
- the folK gene encoding 2-amino-4-hydroxy-6-hydroxymethyldihydropteridine diphosphokinase produces MTPQGATDAVLSLGSNLGDREATLAAAVRDLGKVPGLVLSGVSPLYESAAVKPDGVDEDAPRYLNLVVGIRFTGNALTLLDAVNTIENEHGRVRAERWGDRTLDIDVVVFGALEQADARLTLPHPRAAERDFVLAPWLDLDPDAVLPGRGPVSGLLAAIGSTVHRYPVQEASR; encoded by the coding sequence GTGACCCCTCAGGGCGCCACGGACGCGGTGTTGTCGCTCGGGAGCAACCTGGGTGACCGGGAGGCGACCCTCGCGGCCGCCGTCCGCGACCTCGGGAAGGTGCCCGGGCTCGTCCTGTCCGGGGTGTCTCCGCTCTACGAGTCCGCCGCCGTGAAACCGGACGGGGTCGACGAGGACGCGCCCCGGTACCTGAACCTGGTCGTCGGCATCCGCTTCACCGGTAACGCCCTCACCCTGCTCGACGCGGTCAACACCATCGAAAACGAGCACGGCCGGGTGCGCGCCGAGCGCTGGGGCGACCGCACCCTCGACATCGACGTCGTCGTCTTCGGGGCGCTCGAGCAGGCGGATGCCCGGCTCACCCTCCCGCACCCGCGTGCGGCAGAGCGCGACTTCGTCCTCGCCCCCTGGCTCGACCTCGACCCGGACGCGGTGCTGCCGGGCCGCGGACCCGTGTCCGGCCTCCTCGCCGCGATCGGTTCGACCGTGCACCGCTATCCGGTCCAGGAGGCGAGCCGATGA
- the lysS gene encoding lysine--tRNA ligase produces MSQHTEPTEPTEPTAEQVEQENSEQKLVRLAKRDRLIQAATTPGGGAYPVGVPVTDTIPAVRARFGDLEADAVTGVTVGVAGRVVFLRNTGKLCFASLQAGDGSRIQAMVSLAAVGVDSLAAWKDLVDLGDHLFVTGEVISSRRGELSIMVTEWQVAAKALLPLPNLHSELSEETRVRSRYLDLISREQARRSVIQRSQTVASLRKTFTDRNFLEIETPMLQVMHGGASARPFSTHSNAFDTELFLRIAPELFLKRAVVGGIDRVYEINRNFRNEGADSTHSPEFAMLEAYEAYGDYNSIADLTQTLIQNAATAVSGSHVVTWADGTEFDLGGDWDRIGMYDSLSAAVGRTISPETPLAELQELAAREDVAVEHPIHGKYVEELWEHFVKGALTRPTFVMDFPVDTSPLVRGHRSVAGVVEKWDLYVRGFELATGYSELVDPVIQRERFVEQARLAAGGDPEAMRLDEEFLRALEYGMPPTGGMGMGIDRLLMALSGLGIRETILFPLVK; encoded by the coding sequence ATGAGCCAGCACACCGAACCGACCGAGCCCACCGAGCCCACCGCCGAACAGGTCGAGCAGGAGAACAGCGAGCAGAAGCTCGTGCGCCTCGCCAAGCGCGACCGCCTCATCCAGGCGGCAACCACGCCCGGCGGCGGCGCCTACCCGGTCGGCGTTCCCGTCACCGACACGATCCCCGCCGTTCGTGCCCGCTTCGGCGACCTCGAAGCGGATGCCGTCACGGGCGTCACCGTCGGCGTCGCCGGCCGCGTGGTGTTCCTCCGCAACACCGGCAAGCTGTGCTTCGCGAGTCTCCAGGCCGGCGACGGCAGCCGGATCCAGGCCATGGTCTCCCTCGCCGCCGTCGGCGTCGACTCCCTCGCCGCCTGGAAGGACCTCGTCGACCTCGGCGACCACCTTTTCGTCACCGGGGAGGTCATCTCCTCCCGCCGTGGCGAGCTCTCCATCATGGTCACCGAATGGCAGGTCGCCGCGAAGGCCCTCCTGCCGCTGCCGAACCTGCACTCCGAGCTGAGCGAGGAGACCCGAGTGCGGAGCCGCTATCTCGACCTGATCAGCCGCGAGCAGGCCCGCCGCAGCGTCATCCAGCGCTCGCAGACCGTCGCGAGCCTGCGGAAGACCTTCACGGACCGGAACTTCCTGGAGATCGAGACGCCGATGCTCCAGGTGATGCACGGCGGCGCATCCGCTCGCCCGTTCTCGACCCACAGCAACGCCTTCGACACCGAACTGTTCCTCCGGATCGCGCCGGAGCTGTTCCTCAAGCGCGCGGTCGTCGGCGGCATCGACCGGGTCTACGAGATCAACCGCAACTTCCGCAACGAGGGCGCGGACTCGACGCACTCTCCCGAATTCGCGATGCTCGAGGCCTACGAGGCATACGGAGACTACAACTCGATCGCCGACCTCACCCAGACGCTGATCCAGAACGCGGCGACGGCGGTCTCGGGCTCGCACGTCGTGACCTGGGCGGACGGCACCGAGTTCGACCTCGGCGGCGACTGGGACCGGATCGGCATGTACGACAGCCTGTCCGCCGCGGTCGGCCGCACCATCTCCCCGGAGACCCCCCTCGCCGAGCTGCAGGAGCTCGCGGCCAGGGAGGACGTCGCGGTCGAGCACCCCATCCACGGCAAGTACGTCGAGGAACTCTGGGAGCACTTCGTCAAGGGCGCCCTCACCCGGCCGACCTTCGTGATGGACTTCCCCGTCGACACGAGCCCGCTCGTGCGTGGGCACCGGTCGGTTGCCGGCGTCGTCGAGAAGTGGGACCTCTACGTGCGCGGCTTCGAACTCGCGACCGGGTACTCCGAGCTCGTCGACCCGGTCATCCAGCGGGAACGTTTCGTCGAGCAGGCCCGCCTCGCTGCCGGCGGCGACCCGGAGGCGATGCGCCTCGACGAAGAATTCCTCCGCGCCCTCGAGTACGGCATGCCGCCGACCGGGGGCATGGGCATGGGCATCGACCGGCTGCTGATGGCCCTCTCCGGCCTCGGCATCCGCGAGACCATCCTCTTCCCGTTGGTAAAGTGA
- a CDS encoding DUF2520 domain-containing protein has protein sequence MSARPGRLGIGIVGAGRVGPILGAALAGAGHAIVGISAISQSSRDRAEAILPFVPILPVPEIVERSELVILAVPDAQLASLVAGLAATNTWQAGQLVLHTSARFGIGVLAPALAQGAIPLAIHPAMSFTGTSIDLARLSDSYFAVTAPRPVLPIGQALVVEMGGEPVVVAEGDRARYAEAVEIATAFSKSIVDQAAALLTSIGIERPGGVIGPLMRSAMENALSRTAPDRLDLSALDDELDDLDDAEAPEDRTGQNDRTDRTTTEDE, from the coding sequence GTGAGCGCGCGCCCCGGGCGCCTCGGCATCGGCATCGTCGGCGCCGGCCGGGTCGGCCCGATCCTCGGAGCCGCCCTCGCCGGAGCCGGCCACGCGATCGTCGGCATCTCGGCGATCTCGCAGTCCAGCCGCGACCGGGCGGAGGCGATCCTGCCGTTCGTGCCGATCCTGCCCGTGCCCGAGATCGTCGAACGCAGCGAACTCGTGATCCTCGCCGTTCCGGACGCCCAGCTCGCGAGCCTCGTCGCCGGGCTCGCCGCGACGAACACGTGGCAGGCCGGCCAGCTCGTGCTGCACACCTCGGCGAGGTTCGGCATCGGGGTGCTCGCGCCCGCGCTCGCCCAGGGCGCGATCCCGCTCGCCATCCACCCCGCGATGAGCTTCACCGGCACGAGCATCGACCTCGCCCGCCTCTCCGACAGCTATTTCGCCGTCACCGCGCCGAGGCCCGTGCTGCCGATCGGGCAGGCGCTCGTCGTCGAGATGGGCGGAGAGCCCGTCGTCGTCGCCGAGGGGGATCGGGCCCGCTACGCCGAGGCCGTCGAGATCGCAACCGCGTTCTCGAAGTCCATCGTCGACCAGGCTGCAGCCCTGCTGACCTCGATCGGCATCGAACGACCCGGCGGCGTGATCGGCCCGCTGATGCGCTCCGCGATGGAGAACGCCCTCTCCCGCACCGCGCCGGACCGCCTCGACCTGTCGGCACTCGACGACGAACTCGACGACCTCGACGATGCCGAAGCCCCTGAAGACCGCACCGGCCAGAACGACCGCACCGACCGCACCACAACGGAGGACGAGTGA
- a CDS encoding PH domain-containing protein, whose protein sequence is MPVADEWKRVSSRYVVVEIVGTVIFGLVLCAGATALWLLAEVSWAPIVLALIVVVTLVVVLFEPRRVRSIGYQLRQDDLLFRRGIMFQRFVSVPYGRMQLIDVTRGPVARWLGLADLKFVTAAASSGVLVPGLAFDDAEALRDRLIELAESRRAGL, encoded by the coding sequence CTGCCCGTCGCCGACGAGTGGAAACGGGTCTCTTCGCGTTACGTCGTCGTCGAAATCGTCGGGACGGTGATCTTCGGACTCGTCCTCTGTGCCGGCGCGACCGCCCTCTGGCTCCTCGCCGAGGTCTCCTGGGCGCCGATCGTGCTCGCCCTGATCGTCGTCGTGACCCTGGTCGTCGTGTTGTTCGAGCCCCGCCGGGTGCGCTCGATCGGCTACCAGCTGCGGCAGGACGACCTGCTCTTCCGCCGCGGCATCATGTTCCAGCGCTTCGTCTCGGTGCCGTACGGCCGGATGCAGCTCATCGACGTCACCCGTGGCCCGGTCGCGCGCTGGCTCGGCCTCGCCGACCTCAAATTCGTCACCGCCGCCGCATCCTCCGGCGTGCTCGTTCCCGGCCTCGCCTTCGACGACGCCGAGGCGCTCCGTGACCGGCTCATCGAACTCGCCGAGAGTCGCCGGGCGGGACTGTGA